A single region of the Streptomyces sp. NBC_01262 genome encodes:
- a CDS encoding antibiotic biosynthesis monooxygenase, producing MGVRASGSATVVTSQRVREGREEEYRRWQEKMNRVVRDFAGFEGTETYPPDSGEEHEWVVVFRFTSMEQLTAWLDSHARRELLTEVRPLLDRAPKQEVLAGGEVPEPEPEEGVTAVISHDVRPGKGADFERWQDKVLKAQEKYPGFMGSELFRPVEGIQDHWVVVFRYDTREHLEGWMDSGIRERLLEEGRNYFSAYDVRKVGSAFSGWFRFGGGADEAPPNWKQAMTVVLALYPTVMALNLTAGHEFRLWGLPGYFSLFLGNVLSVSILTWLLMPLVNRALGFWLRPDRTRRVRVEVAGAAIVVLCWILSIVIFGLTTH from the coding sequence ATGGGTGTCCGTGCAAGCGGCAGTGCGACCGTGGTGACCTCCCAGAGGGTAAGGGAGGGCCGCGAGGAGGAATACCGTCGCTGGCAGGAGAAGATGAACCGGGTGGTGCGGGACTTCGCCGGGTTCGAGGGCACGGAGACCTATCCTCCGGACTCCGGTGAGGAGCACGAGTGGGTGGTGGTGTTCCGCTTCACCAGCATGGAGCAGCTCACCGCGTGGCTGGACTCGCACGCCCGCCGGGAGTTGCTCACAGAGGTGCGGCCGCTGCTGGACAGGGCTCCGAAGCAGGAAGTCCTGGCCGGCGGCGAGGTCCCGGAGCCTGAGCCCGAGGAGGGGGTCACGGCGGTCATCTCGCACGATGTGCGGCCGGGAAAGGGGGCGGACTTCGAGCGCTGGCAGGACAAGGTCCTGAAGGCGCAGGAGAAGTACCCGGGCTTCATGGGGAGCGAGTTGTTCAGGCCTGTGGAGGGAATCCAGGACCATTGGGTGGTGGTATTCCGGTACGACACCCGTGAACATCTCGAAGGCTGGATGGATTCCGGAATCAGGGAGCGTCTTCTGGAGGAGGGGCGTAATTATTTCTCCGCCTACGACGTCCGAAAGGTCGGGTCGGCCTTCAGCGGCTGGTTCCGTTTCGGTGGGGGCGCGGACGAGGCCCCGCCCAACTGGAAACAGGCCATGACCGTTGTGCTGGCGCTCTATCCGACCGTCATGGCGCTGAATCTGACCGCAGGTCATGAATTCCGGCTCTGGGGCCTCCCCGGATACTTCAGCCTGTTCCTCGGAAACGTGCTGAGCGTCAGCATTCTGACCTGGCTGCTCATGCCCCTGGTGAACCGGGCCCTGGGCTTCTGGCTCCGGCCCGACCGGACCCGCCGTGTGCGCGTCGAGGTGGCGGGCGCGGCGATCGTGGTCCTGTGCTGGATCCTGTCCATCGTCATCTTCGGCCTGACCACCCACTGA